From a single Diachasmimorpha longicaudata isolate KC_UGA_2023 chromosome 15, iyDiaLong2, whole genome shotgun sequence genomic region:
- the LOC135169773 gene encoding mucolipin-3-like, with product MASTRKMAAGNDRRPNVVEDRARGSNSLRGNTWSEVSDSADEHEHSPFADRAANVARDGVLDQPHYDAIVYAEDKMRRRLRFFFMNPVEKWQARRRVPYKFIVQVIKIILVTVQLCLFAHNNYMHVNYTWDNRIAFSHLFLMGWDATQEVPAYPPTTAPLALYKQDDFYSTLDYALRGYYNLSNAIGSYSYTEEDNSIGRVDLCLYQYKEGTIFGFNESYVFNNEIEKNCIQINHTFQGDSQIETKKLLIDKDIVINFSALVKADLQFAVKTVNLKAAGPITPPDCYQFDVKILLDNSDFDGQMLLSLDAEPNRLQCKGDTRYITDNRIDSALRTLLNLFVIFICAVSLGLCSRAIYRAQLLKFETINFFKKTYGKALSLEGRLEFLNMWYIMIIINDMLIMLGSAIKEQIERKYFGSDHWNICSIFLGTGNLLVWFGVLRYLGFFKTYNVVILTLKKAAPKVARFLVCAILIYAGFTFCGWLTLGPYHLKFRSLATTSECLFALINGDELFATFSITSFKSPLLWWYSRIYLYTFISLYIYVVLSLFISIIMDAYDTIKLYYRDGFPKNDLQAFIAVCTDEASSGVFRTESGDTNFSELFGKLCCCRKRPYGSFSGSTNSGATAKPDENCGAICI from the exons GGATGGAGTTCTTGATCAGCCCCACTATGACGCCATCGTCTACGCCGAGGACAAGATGCGTCGTCGTCTAcgttttttcttcatgaatCCAGTGGAGAAATGGCAGGCAAGACGTCGTGTACCCTACAAATTCATCGTCCAGGTGATAAAGATCATCCTAGTCACCGTACAGCTGTGTCTCTTCGCTCACAACAATTACATGCACGTTAACTACACATGGGACAACAGAATTGCTTTCTCCCACTTATTCCTGATGGGCTGGGATGCCACCCAAGAG GTACCAGCATATCCCCCAACAACAGCACCACTGGCTCTCTACAAACAAGATGATTTTTACTCAACACTTGATTATGCGTTAAGAGGATATTATAATCTCAGTAATGCCATTGGATCGTACTCATACACTGAAGAGGATAATTCAATAGGCCGAGTTGATCTCTGTCTGTATCAGTACAAAGAGGGAACAATATTTGGTTTTAATGAGAGTTATGTGTTCAATaatgagattgaaaaaaattgcattcaaATTAATCACACGTTCCAGGGAGACTCGCAAATTGAgacgaaaaaattactgattgATAAGGAtattgtcattaatttttcggCTCTGGTAAAGGCAGATTTGCAATTTGCGGTTAAAACTGTTAATTTAAAAGCAGCGGGACCTATAACACCGCCTGATTGCTATCAATTTGACGTCAAGATTTTACTTGATAATAGTGATTTTGATGGACAAATGCTGCTATCTCTTGATGCGGAACCAAACAGGCTGCAATGCAAAGGTGATACCAGATATATTACTGATAATAGGATTGATTCTGCATTGAGGACACTTCTTAATCTCTTCGTTATATTCATATGCGCGGTTTCATTGGGTCTGTGCTCAAGAGCTATCTACAGGGCACAGCTGCTCAAGTTTgaaactattaatttttttaagaagACTTATGGCAAGGCTTTGAGCCTTGAGGGACGACTGGAGTTTCTCAACATGTGGTACATCATGATTATTATCAATGATATGCTTATCATGCTGGGATCGGCCATCAAGGAGCAGATTGAGAGGAAGTACTTTGGCAGCGATCATTGGAATATATGCAGTATTTTTCTAGGAACTGGAAATCTCCTCGTGTGGTTTGGAGTCTTGAG GTACCTCGGTTTCTTCAAGACATACAACGTCGTCATCTTGACTCTGAAGAAAGCAGCTCCCAAGGTCGCACGTTTCCTAGTCTGCGCCATATTGATTTATGCTGGGTTTACTTTCTGTGGATGGCTCACCCTCGGACCCTATCATCTCAAATTCAGGAGTCTGGCCACCACATCGGAGTGCCTATTTGCTCTCATAAATGGCGATGAACTGTTCGCCACATTCTCCATAACTTCATTCAAATCTCCACTTCTCTGGTGGTACTCGAGGATTTATCTCTACACTTTCATATCGCTTTATATCTACGTGGTGCTGAGTCTCTTCATCTCCATTATCATGGATGCTTATGACACCATCAAGCTGTACTATCGCGATGGATTTCCCAAGAATGATCTTCAGGCATTTATTGCTGTATGCACTGATGAGGCGTCCAGTGGTGTTTTTCGAACGGAATCCGGTGACACTAATTTTAGTGAACTTTTTGGAAAACTCTGTTGCTGTCGAAAAAGACCCTACGGGTCTTTTTCAGGGTCTACAAATTCAGGTGCAACAGCTAAACCCGATGAAAACTGCGGCGCAATCTGTATATAG